A stretch of DNA from Carettochelys insculpta isolate YL-2023 chromosome 7, ASM3395843v1, whole genome shotgun sequence:
ATCAGCTTGAGTTTTTAATCACAAAATCCAAAATCACAAATTATAATCTGTTAGCCTATGTGAAACACATGAAAGGCAACAGTAACGAAGCCCTCGAAAATTTACAAAAAGCTGAAGAAGAAGCTCAAACAACCTGTGCAGATGAGGCTGACAGGAAAAGTCTTGTTACCTGGGGAAACTACGCATGGGTCTATTACCATATGAACAAACTTCTGGAAGCTCAATCCTATATAGAGAAGGTGGAAAGCAGTTGCAAAAAACTCGCAAGTGCCTCTCGCTATAAGATTCAGCTCCCTGATATTTACTGTGAACAAGGGTGGACACTATTAAAGTTTGGAAGAAAGTATTATGAAAGAGCCAAGAAATGCTTTGAAAAGGCTCTGGAAGAGGAACCCAACAATCCAGAATTTAATTctggctatgcaattgctgtataTCGCCTGGAAGATTTTCTTACAAAAGGCTCATCCGATGAGAACTCCTCATTGGAACCTCTAAGACGTGCAGTAAAACTGAATCCAAATGACACTTTTGTTATGGCACTGCTTGCAGTGAAACTTCAGGATGTAGGCCAAGTCGAAGAAGGAGAAAAGTACATGAAAGAGGCATTGCTAAAAACCCCAGATCTTCCCTATCTCTTGCGATATGCTGCAAAGTTTTACAGACGAGAAAAGCAAGTGGATAAATCATTGGGATTTTTGAAAAAGGCCTTGGAATTTACACCAACCTCCAGTTTCCTGCATCATCAGATAGGTCTTTGCTACCGAACACAATTGTACACACTAAGGGCTACAAAATACCCACCTAAACAGCAGATAGAGGAACTGATTCAATTATgcctttttcatttcaaaatggtagTAGAGCTAAAACCGAAGTTTGTGTATGCTTATGTTGACCTAGCGAACATGTATGCAGAAAAAAATGAACATGAAGAAGCTGAAAGCACCTTTCAAAAAGTACTTAAGATGGAGAAAATCACCTGTGAAGAGAAGCAACAAATCCACTATCGCTATGGACGCTACCAGGAATTTTACAAAAAATCAGAAATTGAGGCCATTAAACACTATACAGAAGGGCTGAAAATTGAGAGAGACTCATACTCAAGGGAGCAATGTAAAAATGTTTTGAAGAAATTAATAGATCGGAGACTTCAGAGAGGCACTGCAGATGCTCAGAGTTTGGGTATTCTTGGGCTCATTCACCAAGTAAATGGGGAGAAGCCTCAAGCAATTGAGAGTTATGAGAAAGCCCTGGCATTGGATCCTTATAATGAAGAATACTTGAGTGCTCTCTGTGAGCTACGGCTTTCCATAGAAATGTAAAACTTCTAACAGATGGCAGCTGATAGCCTGAATTCCTCACTTATGCAATACTTGCATTAGAACGAGGCCTGGCTGGCACACTGGGCAGAATTTGTAATCCTAGCAGCTAACGGGTTTTCGCGTCCTCTCTCCCCTGTAAAATAGCTGTTTATTTTGATGACCAAGACCATATATCTGTGGGTGAAGTGAAAGTGCAACCGATGGCAAAGCTGGTAGCACCACTTCCTAGTGATCATATAAAACCTGATGTTTTCTAACTTGCATATCGCCAAGTAAGAATTATGATTGGAGTAGACATATACTAATCTATCTTTTGGCTCAGTTTAAGATCTCTGCCAGTGCCTGTGTTTGTGTCTTAATTTATGTTCTCATATACTTAGCTTCAAGATGAATCATCAGAACATGCAACTCACTAGGAAAAAGAGAAGGTTTAAAATTTATCAAGAATCTGTGAGTTCATACTACTTCAAGAAGTCAAGTAATTGAGTGCGTCTTCCTATGAAGGCTGGAAATAACAATTTACTGAGGGGTTTTATAGTTTTGGACAGGGTGCTTTAAACACACATACTTTGGAGCTATATCAGAATTAAGTAAGGTCTTGGGCTTTTTGTGAGTTTGGGAGGCTGTAGCCTTGCTTAATTGACTGTGTTTGCAGTAATTGTTTAACTGTGAAGAAAGAAGAGCCCTGCTTGTATCTTTTTCTGAGAGTCTCAAAAACAATGTACTATTTGCATTTTGCTGCATGTTCGTAAATTATTAAACTGCACTGAGTCAAATCTTGCCTTGGAATCTGTCTGCAGACCTACCCTAACATCTGTATTTAAAAGCTGCTAATGTGGCCATTTCAAGTGTTGGAATAAAATTCTGATCAGATATTAAAGAGCCAAAAGAAAAGGCTCTCCAGTCCGCCTGCCCTTGATTTCCTAGTAGTTAGTAGATTTAGTAGTTTTTCCCTAAACACCAAACTGTGCATAGACAGCATCTTTCTTGTTCAAGTACACCCCACAAACTTGGGCATGGGTAGAGGGGCAAAAGGACATAAGGTGTGTATGGGAGAAGAGGTGACAGAACACAGGCTCTGGGCATATAGGGACAGAGGGTGCCAGAGAGTGCACAAAGTGCACAAAAAGTGTAGTGACAGAACACAGGGGATGTGTTCTGGGGAGATGAGAGTGACAGAAGACAAGTTGTTTAAAAAATGAGGAAGACATGGAATGTCGGCCACCTTGTGAATAGCTAAGAAGAAACTCATTGTTTTAGCACTGAGGGCCAAAGGCAAAGCTTGTACAGTGTATCTGtccaagcaggtctttgtccacaaaaacttatgctccaaaatatctgttagtgtgtaAGTTGCCATGggatttcttgttatttttgaagatacagactaattcgacctctctgatacttttacaGTGTAGCAGTTTTGCATTTCACTATTGTATCTTAGTTAATGTGTGATGCTCCATATAGATAACCTATTACATTTCCAAAGCAAACTCCTTCAGGATTGTGTGGTGAAAAAAGTAAGACCAATTTTGTACATTTCCAGTAGAGAGCAGGCACCAGAAAATGCAATCACCCTTCAACACAACTTTGTGGAGGGCCAGGGGAGGCTTTActccggggtggggggcagacgcCAGTTGTGCCAATGAACAGACAGGCGAAgtgtgagtcattcatgcatcACGGCCCTCCTGCTTCCTACCCACCATGAACAGCAGCCACCACCGCCCCAGGCCAGGAAACAGGGCTGTCttgggagcacaggcatgtgtgcgCTGCAGATCAGGCCCTGCAGCATGGGGACTCAGAAATGCCATGGGGACCACTGACTGTTATAGCCCCCCCAACTCAATGGGCTAACAGCCAAAGGGGTGTCCAGCCATGCAGAGGTACCCAGACCTCCTCCCCACATGCGTGTGGCTCATGGTGCTGCCAGCAGGTGTGGGTGCTGACTCTTGCCTGTGGGCATGTCTGTGTGACAGGAGCCACAGGCCTTGGTGGTGTGTCTGAGATCAGGCCGtcacccatgtggctggcctACTTCTAGCCCTGGCAGGGACTGGTGAGgccaccctctcccagagcctgggACTCTTCTGGCTCCCCGTGAGGCTGGCacaggctggtgcccatgcccAGGGGGTGCCTGCTGGGTGGGAAACACTGCCTTGCACAGGGTTCCCTGTGCCAAGGCTTCAGCATGAAGTCCAGCCTGAGCTGGCTTGGTGAGCcttgcagcatgccccatctgcacccacctcaATGCCTTGGGGCATGTGATGTgtggggtacttactggagggtccctcaaagaggtGTGGGGATGCCTTGGACATGGCCTGGCTCAAGGGGACTGAGTCCAGGGTGATCACTCACTTGCTCCCACTGGCCTCAGACCCAgtgtctgcctctggctccaggtgggtcccaggctgctccttctcctctggctccagcagcagggtgggCCTCCTTCCCCTTGTCTACAGCGGTAGTCATGGGGGACGCGTCCTCACCCCctgaggaggtggtggagcttCTGATTATAGGcacaggtggtgggtcctgccccgaCCTCTGGCCAGCATTGCAGGCATACAGGGACACCAGAcccagctccttcacctgcaccatcgtgtgggtggggtggctccaTGCCACCAGGGCATTGGCCAGTTGAGTGTATGTAGGGGCCTTGTGCCTCTTGTCTGTGAGGTACAGAAGGATCTCCTTgtcccagaggctgaggaggaccTTGACCTTGGGCCCAGTCTATGAAGGGGCCCAGCATTTTGTGCTCCAGagaggctcctgggacccctctggaaGCTCCTTGGAGGGTCCCAGGGGGGTTGCAGGATGGGTGGCTGACTCACCATCACAACGTAGAGCAGGAGGGAGTGGCTGTGGGAGCACTGACCAGAGCAGCGTGCTGCTGAGCTGCTTCCCgctctccacttcctgccacggggtttccagggctccccacagcttaGAGATTGgacagaggcagggagcatagagctgtgcttactgtggacagggtgtccccagggtcagctggccagtgccaagGAAGcctcatctgtcaacagaggggctcCTGAAGCATCCCTGTGAatggtgttctgcctcctggggaaacGGCAGAAGGCTCTCaccagaagtgccatgttctgtcaatttactcaCGACAGAAATCATTTGTAATGTGGCCTCTCtacgagttttgtctacaaagctctctagtgtagcgGCAGCCTTTATGTGCAGCTAGTTATCAATTCAAGCTAGTTTAAGATGTTAAATATCTCAAAAAATTCAGAATCTGAGCCATGTGTTATTTCTATTTCATAGCGCAGCACTAAGTTACATATATTTATCACTATGTAATTTAGATGAAGAACCACCAAGGTAGgtagaagaagaaaaacaaaacactggcCTCCCATAAGAGAGGTTGTAACCTGTGTATGAACTTATTTAGGTACTGGAATATACAGATTTGCTGAAATACTTACACCTGTATAAAATTGTGGCTGTGTGAGTGATTTTCTTCCCCACCAGGTGGCTCTGTTGCTTAATTTTTGTGCTGTCAAGAGACTGACTGAAATATAACTAGAAAAAGGGAAAGCTGCTTTCTTCAGGTATTGGATCTGATATTTGAACACGGCATGTTTGTTAGATTTTTGTCTTGAAAAATACACAATCCCAGAAAAACACAAACATGTAATTTTGATTTTACCTTACCATTCCCTTGTAACAAGGCAAACTTGAAGAAACTTGACTATGGAGCTGTAGTACAGATGTTCTAGCTTAGAAAAGCTGGGCAAACCAAAGGCATGCCTGAAATTTGCTACCAGACCTAGGAGTTGCATGACTAATTCCCAGATCAATGGGGACTGATATGCTCTGCCTTAACAAAAGTGGAGGGGGGATGACAGTGGGGGCCCCTGAAATCTGAGCTGATTTACTAGTTGAGAATCTTCCCCATTTCCTGTCACTCAAACTCAAGTTGGGCAATCATTGTCCAAGTGAAAAATTCAGAAAAAGAAGTTTAGAATCCTAACCTGAAAATGTGCTTCTGCTGCCTCTTGGCTCACTACTGAAATCCACAGAGCCTAAAACAGGTCAGGATTTGAATTTAACACCATTGCTAGTAACATGGTTTTGCCAGTGGATACTGATCATGGGGAATGGACAAGGCATTTAACATGGGATCTGAAAACTCAGATATGTACATTCAGTTGTTCAGTGCataaacacataggctacatctacactagccaaaaacttcaaaattgccatgcaaataacCATTTTGAAGTatactaatgaatcgctgaaacgcatattcagcgcctcattagcacgcgggcggctgcagcacttcgaaattgacgagactTGCTGCCGctcagctcgtccagatggggctcctttttgaaaggaccctggctacttcgaagtgccgcagctgcccgcatgctaatgaggcgctgaatatgtatttcagcgcttcattaataaacttcaaaatggccatttgcatggccatttcgaagtttttggctagtgtagacatagcctaaaagttgCATGCCATCAATCGCATAGTATTTTCCTAAATTGCTCTAGCTTCAGTTACGgcttcatttttatatttgacAGTGTGTACTTGAGAGAAGCAGAATTCCAAGTCACAGCAGGTCTGTGAAAAAGTAAACATTTACCACTTCCAATATAAATGCCTCACTGTAGCGTACATCCTAAGTACAAGACATGCTGAAGATAATACCACAGTGATGCATTTGTTTACTTACTAATGGCACCCACTATATTAAATCACAGAatctgcgtctacacttgcattcctcttttgaaagaggcatgcaaatgagggaaatagaaaatgcaaatgaggttcagatttgcatacctggcacctcatttgcatattcttcttttgaaagagcttctttcaaaagaagaaaagcagtgtagacgtggctctttcaaaagaaaataccatcttcgaaagaaaccttcttcccagaaaaaaggaaagaagggttctttcgaagatgggggtttacttttgaaagagccacctctacactgcttttcttctttcgaaagaagctctttagaaataatatgcaaatgaggtgccagatatgtaaatctgaacctcatttgcattttctatttccctcatttgcatgcctctttcaaaagaggaatgcaagtgtagacgtaaccagagTATTTGAAATTCTGAACATAGACAAGACAGctgtattctcagctggtgtCAGAGAAGATCCACAGACTTTGAAGGAGGTATGAGTTACCCCAGGTGAGGACTTAGATCATAAATCTATCACAAGGACATAGAGAAGAATCACTAGCATAGATGTACTCTTATCTGAAAGTCAAACAAAATTGAACATGGGACTAATTTTCAGTGGTCCCTTAACAGCACATTGTGGATGGGGGAGGTCTTGAGAGTATTTCAGGTGGTAGCTGGGTTATTCTGTTTCAGCAGAAACaaacaaggagttctgtggcaccttaaagactaacacatttatttaggcgtaagctttcatgggctggtacccaggtgcatctgacgaagtgggctccagcccatgaaaactcatgcccaaataaatgtgttagtctttaaggtgccacagggctcctcgaGTACTTAACTTTTTATATAGTCTAgaccagaggttcccaaccttttccagacggtgGCCCATTTGACATTTCAGGAAGACTTGGAGACCCAAGGGAATTCAAAAACTGGGGAGAGCAGAGCTATAAGtaactaattttgcacctgaggcaagaatataaaattgtgccccctcatgtttatatattcataatagttatttcataaaaaaggggaaatatattaataaaataataacactacatttactatactTAGTCAgttgtggtggaaagacactcatccccaaactgctccctccggcttaaaccccacaatcaggggctaggggagtcacactcaggggctaggggagtcactcgGGTTACAGGGGGCTAAGAGTGTCTCACTCAGGAGCTAGGAAAGTCACAGTCAGGGCCTAGGAGTCTCTCACAGGCTGGATGGAATTAAGGGAGGTGCAGGGAccccccatggcaggaagccagctggggctcagagccCTGGTCAGCAgcgccagctgtgggaaccctgctggggtctgcagggATCCCATCTCCTGCAAAGGCTGAAAGCCAGGGAGCTcatcagctctgccctgcctccttcccaacctcggcctcaggcccccaccttacctgagctgggtgctgctccccaggtatgcagttctctgtccTGCATCTGAAATGGTTCTCcatgtaattgattggcttaactgcttGACGGCTATTAATCCAGTTAAGAACTTGGGACCCACTTAAGGAGCATGAATGGCTTCTTAACAGCCACTtgtggagccccagcccagccagggaccctttTGAAATAgaattgtgacccatgtttgggtcccaacacATAGGCTGGGAAACCCTAGCCTAGAATGAACACATAAAGCATCAACTTGGCTAGTCAGGGTGCCTCACTAATAGAATGGTTTTCTAAGAACATTTGTACTCTTTCAAACTAAACCCCATAGGTCCACATGCCAAAAGGTCACTATAGATATAGAGTATGTTCACCATATAATTTTGTATCTATAGTGGGCTGTAGGCAGGCAATTAATTATTATTAGAGCCGGCAGAAATTTTTCAAACACAaagttttttcatttaaaaaatggccTTTCCTTGAAAATGATTTTTCatgacaaaatgatttactttTTCAAGTGTTTTTTCAATCAACTTTTCACCCCATTTTCTATTTCCAGTTTGACAAATTGACTAAAGTAATTGTGATAAATGTTGAAAAAGTAAAAATGGGACAAGTTTAAATCCCACTGAATGGAAACAACATTGGCATTTTTTGCTACTGTTCCCCCCTATTGTTCAATCAGCTGAAATTATTATTTATGAAGCATTATCAGTGTGGGGAGAAAGTTGCAGTTGGGATTAATAGTCATGTAGCCATTCCAATTTGGCACAGGGGCCATATCTTATATCGTGTCCATATCATGTCTATACTATTTGACGATAACTTACTGTTTATCTCTGCATGTGAAAAAGAACCACAAAGTCTTCTACAtttgggctgtgtccacactagcccaaatcttcaaaacggccatgcaaatagcagatgggaataaggggatctcgaagttggtggggtcctttcgaaaagga
This window harbors:
- the LOC142015740 gene encoding interferon-induced protein with tetratricopeptide repeats 5-like — encoded protein: MSDISKNSLKGILLQLECHFTWTLMKDDVDLDDLEERICDQLEFLITKSKITNYNLLAYVKHMKGNSNEALENLQKAEEEAQTTCADEADRKSLVTWGNYAWVYYHMNKLLEAQSYIEKVESSCKKLASASRYKIQLPDIYCEQGWTLLKFGRKYYERAKKCFEKALEEEPNNPEFNSGYAIAVYRLEDFLTKGSSDENSSLEPLRRAVKLNPNDTFVMALLAVKLQDVGQVEEGEKYMKEALLKTPDLPYLLRYAAKFYRREKQVDKSLGFLKKALEFTPTSSFLHHQIGLCYRTQLYTLRATKYPPKQQIEELIQLCLFHFKMVVELKPKFVYAYVDLANMYAEKNEHEEAESTFQKVLKMEKITCEEKQQIHYRYGRYQEFYKKSEIEAIKHYTEGLKIERDSYSREQCKNVLKKLIDRRLQRGTADAQSLGILGLIHQVNGEKPQAIESYEKALALDPYNEEYLSALCELRLSIEM